The genomic stretch TGAATGTTAGGAATGATATCAGCAACCTCTTTTCCTGATGAAAGCTCCACCTGAATGCAAAATCAGATTTTCTTGTGATGAGTTACCTGAACAAACGGAACTCCCTCATTACCACTATTGTTTACCTTTGTTTCAATGCTTCTACGTAAACTTTATGCAGCCTACAAATAATTTTAGTGCTGTTGTTTTATGTAGGATTATCATGTTTTCAAAATTTCGTTTGGAATCTTTCCACCAATTTTCATGTTGGTAAATTTTGGATATCAAATTGCATTACTAAACAGGCACCTACATCAGTAGCATTAAAGCAAAATAAGGATTAGGAGAATTACAATGAGGTCACCGGCCGTCGTTGCCTTGTGAACGCTGACAATGGAGGCTCCGTTCAGGGTCTTGGGGATGGACGGCAGCTCGGAAGGATGGCAATCAACAAGGTCAATCATGGGGAAATCCAGCTCAATGAACAGTTTCCCCTCGCCTGACACGCCCGTGCTCTCCGGCGCAGGAACCCTTTTGGCGGTAAGAATCCCCGACTTGGTCGAGAACTCGATGAGCGTCTCGTGCTCCGCGAGGACGGATGTGAAGAGGAAGTGGGCGGAGGCCAGCGTCGCGTGGCCGCAGAGCTCCACCTGGAACCGCGTCAAGAGAAGACTCGAGACTGGATTACGCGCAACTGTGTGACGATGAGTCGGGTGGGTACCTACCTCAGCGGCGGGGGTGAACCATCGGAGCTGGAACCGCGGGGCGGCGCCAGACGCGGAGGAGTCCCGGAGGAGGAAGGCGGTCTCGGAGAGGTTGAACTCGGCGGCGACGGACTGCATCCACCGCTCGTCAGCGGCCTTGGCGGCgtcctggaggaggcacaccgcGGCGGGGTTGCCCCTGAACGGCTCCGCCGTGAAGGCGTCCAGCTGCGGACGACCACGGCGACGATGTCAGGTATCCTCCTGCGAGCTGATAAGAAAAGGGAGCATCGCTCCCGTCCAAGAGAGTACAGAGCAGTACTACTGACCACTGCGTACTGGGTGCCATTCTTGCCCATTCCTGCGACGAAGAAACAGCTCCGGGCTCCTGTGCtatggccgccggcggcggctgctgctcctTTTTACTACGAACAGGGCTgcttttgcttttttttttatgCACGATTAACATGAGTGCGTTGTCCTGACTGCTGAATGTTGCAATCAGCAATGACCACATCGAGCTTGTCGCCTCTCTCGAAATCGAAAAATCGAAAATACATGTTTGCTTGGGACTACCAGAATTCTCACAGCAATTGAACCGCATCATGCGAAACCACTAATTCGAGACCATAGAAATGTTGTCCCCCACCCCGATGTGGCGAAGTTCCACTCAGTGTTCTTTTTTCAAGCACTGTTCACCACGgaatagtactccctccattccaaattataatacACTTATACATCGCTTTAATTATATATTAGACATAGTCGCTTTAATTATATATTAGACATAGTGTAGTATAGCCGCCCATTATAGACATGGCTTGTCGGTCTTTGATATTGGTACACTGCTGCTGctccgttctaaattataaggaaTTTTAGTTTTTCTCTATATAGTTTTTATTGTGCACCTAGATAGTGTAAGTCTAGATTTATAGTAAAATATATGTACCTATAAAGGTaacataacttataatttggaacagggGAATACATGTTAGTGTTGTCGTGCTGGCTGCTAAGTTTGCAATCAGCAGTGACGGCATAGTCATGaaaatgaaatgaaatgaaatgaaatagGGGTCTGACCAGCAGCCTGCATGTTTGTTTGGGACTTGGGACTTGGGACTACAAGATTTCTCATTAAAAAAACGAATAGAATTGTGAGAGATCCAAATCTGACAAGTCTTGGCACCCTTGGGCATTAGAAGCAAATGTTGACAATTAACTAGTATACTCTACAGACAGTTTGTTCAGATCTATGTTCTTCATCCAGCCCATAAATCTAGTTCATTGCTTCAATTCAAGCCAATGCAAACAGAATATACTGCACACATTGAACATCCACTGATTTATTCAAAAGAAACACCCACATACACTCTGCTTAGTCTGGAATTATACCACAGAGGTTTGATTTAATCCTAGCTGCAGAAGAATTATGCCTCGCAACTAAAGTTAAGACAGCAAACGTCCATTGAGCAGGGCTATGCTAGGAGGGTACCAGTCATCACACTGACAGCTTCTCCCTGAATTCGCACTCTCCTGCGTGCAGCTTCTAACTCCAGGTATAGTGTTCCACTCCGAGAGGATGCCTAGTGATATATGGATGAATTCAAAACCCAATCGATGATTGATCAAGGAAACACTAAAGTGGTGCAAGAACGTACTTGAAATGCTGTCAGTTTGTGTTTCCCCAGCTTCCCACCCCAATAAGGTGCTAAAACACAATGCGCGCTGCCACAAACAGGATCCTGTCAAAACATA from Sorghum bicolor cultivar BTx623 chromosome 3, Sorghum_bicolor_NCBIv3, whole genome shotgun sequence encodes the following:
- the LOC110434028 gene encoding uncharacterized protein LOC110434028, whose protein sequence is MGKNGTQYAVLDAFTAEPFRGNPAAVCLLQDAAKAADERWMQSVAAEFNLSETAFLLRDSSASGAAPRFQLRWFTPAAEVELCGHATLASAHFLFTSVLAEHETLIEFSTKSGILTAKRVPAPESTGVSGEGKLFIELDFPMIDLVDCHPSELPSIPKTLNGASIVSVHKATTAGDLIVELSSGKEVADIIPNIHEIKICSGRGIIVTGPAPAGSGYDFFSRFFCPKFGIPEDPVCGSAHCVLAPYWGGKLGKHKLTAFQASPRSGILYLELEAAGRRVRIQGEAVTVMTGTLLA